Proteins from one Cellulosilyticum lentocellum DSM 5427 genomic window:
- a CDS encoding acyl carrier protein: protein MEVRDRLREIVASVTETQQRNILDESLLKYDLIITSISFIKLITLIEDEFEIQVEDDDLDIEDDMSFNSLCLKIEEIIRRNQ from the coding sequence ATGGAAGTTAGAGATAGATTAAGAGAGATAGTAGCAAGCGTTACAGAAACCCAGCAGAGAAACATCCTAGATGAGAGTCTATTAAAATACGATTTAATAATCACCTCTATCAGCTTTATAAAGTTGATAACATTAATTGAAGATGAGTTTGAAATCCAAGTGGAGGATGACGACTTAGATATTGAAGATGATATGAGTTTTAATAGCCTTTGTTTAAAAATAGAAGAAATTATACGAAGAAATCAGTAA
- a CDS encoding class I adenylate-forming enzyme family protein has translation MNLSEYLLKHQYSDRIAVKYKEQAITYRHLNQKCYALSEILTQETSELIGLFIPNSINYVIGYYGILYAGKIIVSFNTQLTENEVLDIMTESQTQAIVTLSEYREKFQNLEKQMHIIYIDELPLEISTMPSEIVLENQGDGNQGAIIFPTSGTTGDSKLVMHSHNHLAESIVAFREYIPMTEEDISLIIVPLCAAFINVQQLLFNICIGLTSIMYDGKIRINKFFNIVDTEKVTSCAMVPSLLKSIATSYDPMRHQIASLECVLIGGEKIDEETFNLIKEKIQPTKMLQLYGMSEAAAICHKKYDDWDHKGESVGKAFKNVQIKIVDDQGKSLPNNVPGEIIIKSPYIMLGYYGREGALSEDGWFRTGDIGEMDEEGYVWIKGRKKNVIISGGRNIFPEEVEFIIQKHEMISEIKVYAEVSKSVGEIVVAEVVIAPGKVFDLQVLLDYCKGVLASYKTPKKFYCVDSIEKTASNKIKRR, from the coding sequence ATGAATTTATCAGAGTACTTGTTAAAGCATCAGTACAGTGATCGTATAGCTGTAAAATATAAGGAACAAGCAATAACATACCGTCATCTTAATCAAAAGTGTTATGCACTTTCAGAAATTCTAACCCAAGAAACTTCGGAGTTAATAGGCTTATTTATACCTAATTCTATTAATTATGTTATAGGTTACTATGGAATTTTATATGCAGGGAAAATCATTGTATCCTTTAATACACAATTAACAGAGAATGAAGTATTAGATATTATGACAGAAAGCCAGACACAAGCTATAGTGACACTAAGTGAGTACAGGGAAAAGTTTCAGAATTTAGAAAAGCAGATGCACATTATCTACATCGATGAATTGCCACTTGAGATATCTACTATGCCATCAGAAATAGTCCTTGAAAATCAAGGCGATGGAAATCAAGGAGCTATTATTTTCCCAACATCAGGTACCACTGGTGACTCTAAGCTAGTAATGCATAGTCATAATCATCTTGCTGAGAGTATAGTTGCTTTTAGAGAGTATATCCCTATGACAGAGGAAGACATATCACTTATTATAGTACCACTATGTGCTGCATTTATAAATGTGCAACAATTACTATTCAATATTTGTATTGGGTTAACCAGTATTATGTATGATGGAAAAATTCGTATTAATAAATTTTTTAATATAGTAGACACAGAAAAAGTTACAAGTTGTGCTATGGTACCTTCTTTACTAAAGTCAATTGCAACTTCCTATGATCCAATGAGACATCAAATCGCTTCATTAGAATGTGTGCTCATAGGTGGAGAGAAAATCGATGAAGAGACCTTTAACCTAATTAAGGAAAAAATACAACCAACTAAGATGCTGCAATTATATGGAATGTCAGAAGCAGCAGCTATATGTCATAAGAAATATGATGATTGGGATCATAAAGGAGAGTCGGTAGGAAAAGCATTTAAAAATGTACAAATTAAGATAGTGGATGATCAAGGCAAGAGCTTACCTAATAATGTGCCAGGTGAAATCATCATTAAAAGTCCGTATATTATGTTAGGGTACTATGGTAGAGAAGGCGCGTTGTCAGAAGACGGTTGGTTCCGTACAGGAGACATAGGAGAAATGGATGAAGAAGGCTATGTTTGGATTAAAGGTAGAAAGAAGAACGTTATTATTTCAGGAGGACGTAATATCTTCCCAGAAGAAGTAGAATTTATTATTCAGAAGCACGAAATGATTAGCGAAATAAAGGTTTATGCAGAAGTAAGTAAAAGTGTTGGAGAAATAGTAGTAGCCGAAGTAGTAATCGCACCAGGTAAAGTATTTGATTTACAAGTTTTATTAGACTATTGCAAGGGAGTACTAGCTAGTTACAAGACACCAAAAAAGTTCTATTGTGTAGATAGTATAGAAAAAACAGCATCTAATAAAATAAAAAGGAGATAA
- a CDS encoding DUF58 domain-containing protein, with translation MNKKKNKVAPNYLFILVILYLVVTLYLKTDATYMKFLTICIIGVVVSGLHVILVKPHLSFSIKDDTRVRINKKEGVGLILSIQNKSWLQSPYIYIFLKPTYHAISKQYKSICMTLPPHTTKEIVLDYIGEYSGKDFMGIEEIIVQDYFGLIKWRIICCLQKEVNVLPQAMPLGKMEYLLNRIKVKAQAEDQIPVISSDGEVCHELAPYVEGDSLKLMHWKLLARRDIYMVRQREEHAVIKREYLFILDSICEEAEEENRAKLVDKVLVACISCAYAFLKQEEKVTLIYKEENAWKQFTLSEITAVEQLATLLSSYTGRGDRVGEERWPYAYLKQNYPFEISKLFLTPTLSRNLGEQLEDEKYLNILEMKRSPWSGEGLLNTWYLAEEFEVKRYV, from the coding sequence ATGAATAAAAAGAAAAATAAGGTAGCACCTAATTATCTATTTATACTGGTGATTTTGTATTTGGTGGTTACCCTTTATTTGAAGACCGATGCTACTTATATGAAGTTTTTAACGATTTGTATAATAGGGGTAGTAGTATCTGGGCTTCATGTTATTTTAGTTAAGCCTCATTTAAGTTTTTCTATAAAGGATGACACTAGGGTTCGGATTAATAAAAAAGAAGGGGTAGGGTTAATCTTAAGTATTCAAAATAAATCATGGTTACAAAGCCCCTATATTTATATTTTCTTAAAGCCAACGTATCATGCTATTTCAAAGCAATATAAAAGTATATGTATGACGTTGCCGCCACATACAACAAAGGAAATAGTCCTAGATTACATAGGTGAGTATAGTGGAAAAGATTTTATGGGAATAGAAGAGATTATAGTTCAAGATTATTTCGGACTTATAAAATGGCGAATAATTTGCTGTTTGCAAAAAGAAGTTAATGTATTACCACAAGCTATGCCTTTAGGAAAAATGGAATATCTTTTGAATAGGATAAAGGTAAAAGCTCAGGCTGAAGATCAGATACCGGTTATAAGTAGTGATGGAGAGGTTTGCCATGAGTTAGCGCCTTATGTAGAAGGGGATTCTTTAAAATTAATGCATTGGAAGCTGCTAGCTAGGCGTGACATCTATATGGTACGTCAAAGAGAAGAACATGCAGTAATAAAAAGGGAATATCTTTTTATACTTGATTCTATTTGTGAGGAAGCAGAAGAAGAAAACAGGGCTAAATTAGTTGATAAAGTCTTAGTAGCATGTATTTCTTGTGCCTATGCTTTTTTAAAGCAAGAAGAAAAGGTTACCCTTATTTACAAAGAAGAAAATGCATGGAAACAGTTTACTTTATCTGAGATTACGGCGGTAGAGCAATTAGCCACTCTATTAAGTAGCTATACAGGAAGAGGGGACCGAGTAGGAGAAGAAAGATGGCCTTACGCCTATTTGAAGCAGAATTATCCTTTTGAAATAAGTAAGTTGTTTTTAACACCTACCTTGAGTAGAAACCTGGGAGAGCAACTAGAAGACGAGAAATATTTAAATATACTAGAAATGAAAAGAAGCCCTTGGTCTGGAGAAGGTCTGTTAAATACTTGGTATTTAGCAGAGGAGTTTGAGGTGAAAAGGTATGTTTAA
- a CDS encoding Dabb family protein produces the protein MIKHIVAWNFIEGLSNADKHVNAEKIKQELEGLKLLIPGIISMKVVTEPLKTGDFDFILISEFESEEALASYQTHKEHQRISQFGRSILCNRKCIDFQMESE, from the coding sequence ATGATTAAGCATATTGTTGCGTGGAATTTTATAGAGGGTCTTTCTAACGCGGACAAGCATGTAAATGCAGAAAAGATTAAGCAGGAATTAGAGGGGTTAAAATTACTTATTCCAGGAATAATCTCAATGAAGGTAGTTACTGAGCCCCTAAAAACAGGAGATTTTGATTTTATATTAATTAGTGAATTTGAATCTGAGGAAGCTTTGGCTTCTTACCAGACCCATAAGGAGCATCAAAGGATAAGTCAGTTTGGAAGGTCTATTTTATGTAATCGAAAATGTATAGATTTCCAAATGGAGAGTGAGTAA
- a CDS encoding DUF2871 domain-containing protein, with protein sequence MKKYFYASFTYLILGLIAGIFYRELTKMSNFTGETVLSGVHTHLLVLGFIFFLVILLLDKSFQLSQLRSVKAWFVTYQVGLVTMTATMVARGVAQVKGFDIAGLNHMAGLSHTLLAIALIWLMVLLGKAIKTEK encoded by the coding sequence ATGAAAAAATATTTTTATGCGTCATTTACCTATTTGATTTTGGGTCTTATAGCAGGTATATTTTATAGAGAACTAACTAAGATGTCTAACTTTACAGGAGAAACAGTATTAAGTGGTGTGCATACACATCTGTTAGTACTAGGTTTTATCTTTTTCTTAGTTATTTTACTCCTAGATAAGAGCTTTCAGTTATCACAACTTAGAAGTGTGAAAGCGTGGTTTGTTACTTATCAAGTTGGATTAGTAACAATGACAGCAACTATGGTAGCAAGAGGAGTAGCACAGGTAAAAGGATTTGATATAGCAGGCTTAAATCACATGGCTGGATTAAGTCATACTTTATTAGCTATTGCTTTAATTTGGCTTATGGTGCTCTTAGGCAAGGCTATTAAAACGGAAAAATAA
- a CDS encoding glycosyltransferase family 2 protein produces the protein MIKYSFIIPTYNNEKLLRNALFALNHQTPIDRDDYEVIVVDDGSDRDTYEAINNINKKYSMKYVYLERNEMSSRAKARNAGIAKAEGEYIVFIDADIIVKPNFLEEIDRCYRLKKDMIVVGTRILLQEPAEDMAGENGSLFDNDYFKDKGAIPEFREEVFNDLSYNAATMKAPFLYCFTCNLAVPKIWLNKVNGFDEDLKKWGIEDIELIYRMYELGLKIVFNSKNQVVHQFHGIKQGKFVQKNQEEEVDYNSEVFIKKHPQAMGLDNDKLKQLFRSIATRYKSIETPLSSTENCMIINFKEEETLEEIKEVIQQALELETTNIIIYDYVETTDLDIWIQLQDVRGKVVKYYPVSKQTKEIEEVCDNQI, from the coding sequence ATGATTAAATATAGTTTTATTATTCCTACATACAACAATGAAAAGCTTCTAAGAAATGCCTTATTTGCATTAAACCACCAGACACCCATAGACAGAGATGATTATGAGGTTATCGTTGTTGATGATGGTTCAGATAGAGATACCTATGAAGCTATTAACAATATTAATAAGAAATATAGCATGAAGTATGTTTATCTAGAAAGAAATGAGATGTCTAGTAGGGCTAAAGCCAGGAATGCTGGAATTGCAAAGGCAGAAGGGGAATACATCGTTTTTATTGATGCAGATATAATTGTTAAACCTAATTTTTTGGAGGAAATAGACCGTTGTTATCGCTTGAAGAAAGATATGATAGTGGTAGGAACGAGAATCTTACTACAAGAACCGGCAGAGGATATGGCAGGTGAAAACGGTAGCCTATTTGATAATGACTATTTTAAAGATAAGGGGGCAATACCTGAATTTCGAGAAGAGGTATTTAATGATTTATCATATAATGCAGCAACAATGAAAGCACCCTTTTTATATTGTTTTACATGTAATCTAGCAGTTCCTAAAATATGGCTTAATAAAGTTAATGGTTTTGATGAGGATCTAAAAAAGTGGGGAATAGAAGATATTGAACTTATATACCGTATGTATGAATTAGGTTTAAAAATTGTTTTTAATAGTAAAAATCAAGTTGTTCATCAATTCCACGGTATTAAGCAAGGCAAGTTTGTACAAAAGAATCAAGAAGAAGAGGTGGATTACAATTCTGAAGTCTTTATAAAAAAACATCCACAAGCTATGGGACTAGATAATGATAAGCTAAAACAATTATTTAGAAGTATTGCAACAAGGTATAAATCTATAGAAACACCTTTATCTTCTACAGAAAATTGCATGATTATTAACTTTAAGGAAGAAGAAACATTAGAGGAAATAAAGGAAGTAATACAGCAAGCTTTAGAGTTAGAAACGACCAATATCATTATTTATGATTATGTAGAAACAACAGATTTAGATATCTGGATACAATTACAAGATGTTCGTGGAAAAGTGGTGAAGTATTATCCTGTCTCTAAGCAAACCAAAGAAATAGAAGAGGTGTGTGACAATCAGATTTGA
- a CDS encoding bifunctional folylpolyglutamate synthase/dihydrofolate synthase, whose amino-acid sequence MFTKETNAYLELLSTSSTHSNLHRFKELLEILGNPQEKLKCVHLAGTNGKGSVASLISAILQEAGYKIGLYTSPDLVSVTERIRIGDILISEKDFERLLFQVREAASKFQNKSLFTYFEVLTAIAFLYYKENNCDVVVLETGLGGRHDATNIITAPLCAVLTTISYDHVQRLGSTLKEIAYEKAGIIKPSIPTISYPQEPEVLDVITSTCQMQNAPLYFCDLKELTFINNTLEGQVFNYKNYQKLSIQLLGKHQCYNAALAIEVIEVLLYLGFTIRSEAIYKGLAKANWPGRLDIIHHKPLFLIDGAHNVQGALALRDAITYYFKGKKIIYLFGSLKDKDYHQVLELTMPLGQIAILVTPPSTRAIRADLLQKQIQNYCPQVFAAATLKEGTELALSLADEESVIIAFGSLYFIGELPKILETCL is encoded by the coding sequence GTGTTCACAAAAGAAACTAATGCTTATCTTGAATTATTGAGTACTTCTAGTACTCATTCAAATCTACATAGATTTAAAGAGCTCCTAGAAATATTAGGTAACCCTCAAGAAAAATTAAAATGTGTTCATCTAGCAGGCACTAATGGTAAAGGCTCTGTAGCTAGCTTGATCTCTGCTATCTTGCAAGAAGCAGGCTACAAAATAGGCCTTTATACTTCTCCCGACTTAGTTAGCGTCACTGAACGTATACGTATCGGAGACATTCTTATCTCAGAAAAAGACTTTGAAAGACTCCTTTTTCAAGTACGTGAAGCTGCTTCAAAGTTTCAAAATAAGTCTTTATTTACTTATTTTGAAGTTCTTACAGCCATCGCCTTTCTTTATTATAAAGAAAACAACTGTGATGTGGTGGTTCTTGAAACAGGTTTAGGCGGGAGACATGATGCAACTAATATTATTACAGCTCCTCTCTGCGCCGTCCTCACTACTATCTCTTATGATCATGTTCAAAGGTTAGGAAGTACCTTAAAAGAAATAGCTTACGAAAAAGCTGGTATTATCAAACCTTCTATTCCTACTATTAGTTATCCTCAAGAACCAGAGGTTTTAGACGTCATCACCTCTACCTGCCAAATGCAAAATGCCCCTCTTTACTTCTGCGATTTAAAAGAACTTACTTTTATTAATAATACCTTAGAGGGACAGGTCTTTAATTACAAGAACTATCAAAAACTCTCTATTCAATTATTAGGTAAGCATCAATGCTACAATGCTGCTCTTGCCATAGAAGTGATAGAGGTCCTTCTATATTTAGGCTTTACTATAAGATCTGAAGCTATTTATAAAGGTTTAGCCAAAGCCAACTGGCCTGGTCGTTTGGATATTATCCATCATAAACCTCTTTTCCTTATAGATGGCGCTCATAACGTTCAGGGTGCTCTGGCACTGAGAGATGCTATTACTTACTACTTTAAAGGTAAGAAAATCATTTATTTATTTGGAAGCTTAAAAGATAAGGACTATCATCAAGTCCTAGAACTTACTATGCCCCTAGGTCAGATTGCTATTTTAGTTACACCACCTAGCACTAGAGCTATAAGGGCAGATTTACTGCAAAAGCAAATTCAGAATTACTGTCCTCAAGTATTTGCTGCAGCTACTCTTAAAGAAGGTACTGAGCTAGCCCTTTCTCTAGCTGATGAAGAAAGTGTTATTATTGCTTTTGGCTCTCTTTATTTTATAGGTGAACTCCCTAAGATTCTTGAAACTTGTCTTTAA
- a CDS encoding 4'-phosphopantetheinyl transferase family protein — protein MAEIYMVDINEPISNDLYQQLFNYVSNERKARVNRYKFEADAKRSLYAGVLVNYLVCTKLHLKKEEVHLEYNEYGKPYLSNSTNQFFNISHSGKWVVCAWSNKEIGVDIQQIEAADLDIARRFFLKEEYLSIAKLKGRQQREAFYTLWTLKESYIKYKGRGLAIPINSFQLIYEKEHAFIRTQETNAVMLHMINIDEEHKLAVCTEDSEMASTTYMSLETIYTKLDKLHN, from the coding sequence ATGGCAGAAATTTATATGGTAGATATTAATGAACCAATAAGTAACGATTTATATCAACAGTTATTTAATTATGTTTCGAACGAAAGAAAAGCAAGAGTTAATAGATATAAATTCGAAGCAGATGCTAAAAGGAGCTTATATGCAGGTGTTTTAGTAAACTATTTAGTTTGTACGAAGTTACATCTTAAAAAAGAAGAAGTACATCTTGAATACAATGAGTATGGAAAACCCTACTTAAGCAATAGTACAAATCAATTTTTTAATATTTCGCATTCAGGAAAGTGGGTGGTATGTGCATGGAGTAATAAGGAAATTGGTGTGGATATACAGCAAATAGAAGCAGCTGATTTAGACATTGCTAGAAGATTTTTTTTAAAAGAAGAGTATCTATCTATTGCAAAACTAAAAGGACGTCAACAAAGAGAGGCATTTTATACATTATGGACCTTAAAAGAAAGCTATATTAAGTATAAAGGAAGGGGACTAGCCATACCAATAAACTCTTTTCAATTAATTTACGAAAAGGAACATGCCTTTATAAGAACACAAGAAACAAACGCCGTTATGCTACACATGATCAATATAGATGAGGAACATAAATTAGCGGTATGTACAGAAGATAGTGAAATGGCATCTACAACATACATGTCTTTAGAAACTATTTATACAAAATTAGATAAGCTACATAACTAA
- a CDS encoding AAA family ATPase → MNTALQKVLENMESVIIGEKENLEYLLVALLSEGHVLLEGLPGVGKTKLALALSKSIDGEFKRVQFTPDVLPSDITGYYLYNRMTGEMDYKEGAALCNFLLADEINRASPRVQSSLLEAMEERQVTIEGETRRLPSPFMVIATQNAVENEGTYPLPEAQLDRFFMKLYITYPVRRDWREILNRYEYEDPMGKLAPVMSNQTLLNLREQAKEVLVNEKLKDYLLDVIEAIANHEAIKIGINPRGSLALIKGAKAWALLNGRDYVIPDDVQKVIVPIIGHRIRLKSGYEASLEHVERIIKEALRKVQIVV, encoded by the coding sequence ATGAACACAGCCTTACAAAAAGTGTTAGAGAATATGGAATCAGTGATTATAGGGGAAAAAGAGAACTTAGAATATTTATTAGTAGCTTTGCTAAGTGAAGGCCATGTCTTATTGGAGGGTCTGCCAGGTGTGGGAAAAACGAAATTAGCTCTAGCGCTGAGCAAAAGCATAGATGGAGAATTTAAAAGGGTGCAATTCACCCCAGATGTACTTCCTTCTGATATAACGGGCTATTATTTATATAATCGTATGACAGGTGAGATGGATTACAAAGAAGGAGCTGCACTATGCAATTTCTTACTAGCAGATGAGATTAATAGAGCTTCTCCTAGAGTACAATCAAGCCTTTTAGAAGCCATGGAAGAAAGGCAAGTAACCATTGAAGGAGAAACTAGAAGATTACCATCACCTTTTATGGTTATTGCTACGCAAAATGCTGTAGAAAATGAAGGAACTTATCCTTTGCCAGAAGCGCAGTTAGATAGGTTTTTTATGAAACTTTATATTACCTATCCTGTAAGAAGGGATTGGAGAGAGATTCTAAATCGCTATGAGTATGAAGATCCTATGGGTAAGTTAGCGCCGGTGATGTCGAATCAGACTTTATTAAATCTTAGAGAACAAGCAAAAGAAGTGTTGGTAAATGAAAAGTTAAAGGATTACTTATTGGATGTAATAGAAGCTATTGCAAATCATGAAGCTATAAAAATAGGGATAAATCCTAGAGGAAGTCTAGCACTAATAAAAGGAGCAAAGGCTTGGGCTCTATTAAACGGCAGGGACTATGTCATTCCAGATGATGTTCAGAAAGTGATTGTGCCTATTATAGGTCATCGTATACGTCTTAAATCTGGCTATGAAGCATCATTAGAGCATGTAGAGCGTATTATTAAAGAAGCTCTTAGAAAGGTTCAAATTGTGGTGTAA
- a CDS encoding MATE family efflux transporter has translation MMKDMTEGTPSKVLLGFAFPMMLSGMFQQFYNIADSVIAGQFAGSNAVAAVGASYPITMLFIAIATGSGVGCSVIVSNFFGAKDYAKLKTTITTSIITIIILSLGLTLLGTIICNPLMHLMNTPPDIFGDSALYLRIYIWGLIFLFVYNITTSIFNGLGDSKTPLYFLIFSSLFNVVLDYVFVAHFGLGVAGVAWATFIAQGISSILSISCLIGRIKKLKTTKHYEYFSWSILGHISHIAIPSILQQSIVSIGQLLVQALVNSYGTTVLYGYSAAIKIDSFFKIVIISMGNAVSNFTAQNLGGQKPERVKKGYTSSLLVMLTYCIVTFIICLVFSPTLIGIFLDSKTDPTLIKDVISIGTSYMIIVSAGYFACAVLLVNNGILRGSAYMLGFTTATLTDLFVRVGAAYILAHWFGYSAIWYSIPLGWGIGTLVSFGFCFKNMRKLSLHSS, from the coding sequence ATGATGAAGGATATGACAGAAGGGACACCTTCAAAGGTGTTACTAGGTTTTGCTTTCCCTATGATGCTTAGTGGTATGTTTCAACAATTTTATAATATTGCAGATAGTGTCATCGCTGGACAATTTGCTGGTTCTAATGCTGTTGCTGCCGTAGGAGCATCTTATCCTATTACAATGTTATTCATTGCTATTGCTACAGGAAGTGGTGTTGGTTGCAGTGTTATTGTTTCCAATTTTTTTGGTGCCAAGGACTATGCCAAACTCAAAACGACTATTACTACTTCCATTATTACAATTATTATTTTAAGTTTAGGCCTTACCCTATTAGGTACTATCATTTGTAATCCCTTGATGCATTTAATGAACACTCCTCCAGATATTTTTGGAGATAGTGCTCTCTATCTTCGCATTTACATATGGGGGCTTATTTTTCTCTTTGTTTACAATATTACTACCTCTATTTTTAATGGTTTAGGTGATTCGAAAACACCTCTCTATTTTCTTATTTTTTCTTCTTTGTTTAATGTAGTTTTAGACTATGTATTTGTGGCTCATTTCGGCTTAGGTGTGGCTGGCGTAGCTTGGGCTACTTTTATCGCTCAAGGTATTTCTTCTATCTTATCTATTAGCTGCTTGATAGGACGCATCAAAAAGCTTAAGACTACTAAACACTATGAGTATTTCAGTTGGTCTATATTAGGACATATTAGCCATATTGCCATCCCTAGTATTCTTCAACAATCCATTGTTTCCATCGGACAGCTACTAGTCCAAGCTTTAGTTAACTCTTATGGTACAACTGTACTTTACGGTTACTCAGCAGCTATCAAAATTGATTCGTTCTTTAAGATTGTTATTATTAGTATGGGAAATGCAGTTTCAAACTTCACGGCTCAAAACCTAGGCGGTCAAAAGCCTGAACGTGTTAAAAAGGGATATACTTCTTCCTTGCTCGTTATGCTCACTTACTGCATTGTAACTTTCATCATCTGTCTCGTATTCAGTCCTACTCTCATCGGCATTTTCCTTGATAGCAAAACCGATCCCACACTTATTAAGGATGTTATCAGTATTGGTACTTCTTATATGATCATTGTATCTGCCGGTTACTTTGCCTGCGCTGTACTTCTAGTTAACAACGGTATACTTCGTGGCTCAGCTTATATGCTTGGTTTTACAACTGCTACTCTTACAGACTTATTTGTTCGTGTAGGTGCAGCTTACATACTAGCACATTGGTTTGGCTATAGCGCCATCTGGTACTCTATCCCTCTTGGATGGGGTATAGGTACTCTAGTATCCTTTGGCTTTTGTTTTAAAAATATGCGTAAATTATCATTGCACTCTTCTTAA